Proteins from a single region of Oryza brachyantha chromosome 6, ObraRS2, whole genome shotgun sequence:
- the LOC102706573 gene encoding tRNA dimethylallyltransferase 9 — translation MQFGCRRPAAVWKNLSSSAAASLPPTSKNKVIVISGPTGAGKTRLALDLAKRLSGEIISADSVQVYRSLDVGSAKPSPSQRAAVPHRLIDILHASEDYSAGDFFRDARAATDDLLGRGRVPIVAGGTGLYLRWYIYGKPNVPQSSMDVTSAVWSELARYRDTGRWEEAVDLVAKAGDPKARDLSVNNWSRLRRSLEIIRSSGSPPSAFTLPYNAYNQRRLTNQTDADQPPKELDYDFLCIFLACPRVDLYRSIDLRCEEMLADTGGLLSEASWLLDIGLSPGMNSATCAIGYRQAMEYLLQCRHNGGSSSPQEFFEFLTKFQTASRNFSKRQLTWFRNEKIYQWVDASQPFDAISQFICDAYHHCGSRVVPDSLEMKRESCRHESRDLKTYRSENRVFRGDDDCSHVLDWITRTQKRK, via the coding sequence ATGCAGTTCGGCTGCAggcgccccgccgccgtctgGAAGAACCTCTCGTCCTCGGCTGCTGCCTCCCTCCCGCCAACCTCCAAGAACAAGGTCATCGTCATCTCTGGCCCCACTGGCGCCGGCAAGACCCGGCTCGCCCTCGACCTCGCCAAGAGGCTCTCCGGCGAGATCATCAGCGCCGACTCCGTCCAAGTCTACCGCAGCCTCGACGTCGGCTCCGCCAAGCCGTCTCCTTCCCAGAGGGCCGCTGTGCCGCACCGCCTCATCGACATCCTTCACGCGTCGGAGGATTACTCCGCCGGGGACTTCTTCCGGGACGCCCGCGCAGCGACCGACGACCTTCTTGGCCGAGGCCGCGTCCCCATTGTCGCTGGAGGGACTGGCCTCTACTTGCGCTGGTACATCTATGGCAAGCCGAATGTTCCCCAGTCATCCATGGATGTCACGTCCGCCGTCTGGTCTGAGCTCGCCCGCTACCGGGACACCGGCCGATGGGAAGAAGCTGTAGACCTGGTGGCCAAAGCCGGCGACCCCAAAGCTCGGGACTTGTCAGTCAACAACTGGTCCAGGTTAAGGAGAAGCCTCGAGATCATCAGGTCCTCAGGCTCCCCTCCCTCTGCCTTCACCTTGCCTTACAATGCATACAATCAGCGTCGTCTCACCAACCAAACCGATGCTGATCAACCACCCAAGGAGCTGGACTATGACTTCCTCTGCATTTTCCTCGCGTGTCCGCGCGTTGACCTCTACAGATCAATCGATTTGAGGTGTGAAGAAATGCTGGCCGACACAGGTGGCCTACTTTCTGAAGCCTCGTGGCTTCTTGACATCGGTTTGAGTCCTGGTATGAACTCGGCCACCTGTGCAATCGGCTACAGGCAAGCCATGGAGTATTTGCTTCAGTGTAGGCACAACGGAGGCAGCAGCTCCCCACAGGAGTTTTTTGAGTTCCTGACCAAGTTTCAGACAGCATCAAGGAACTTCTCAAAGAGGCAGCTCACCTGGTTCCGCAACGAGAAGATTTACCAGTGGGTTGATGCCTCGCAGCCTTTCGATGCTATTTCTCAGTTCATCTGTGATGCTTACCATCACTGTGGTTCAAGGGTGGTTCCTGATTCACTGGAAATGAAGAGGGAAAGTTGCAGGCACGAAAGCCGTGATCTCAAGACCTATCGTTCAGAGAACAGGGTGTTCCGTGGGGATGATGACTGTTCCCACGTtttggattggattacaaGGACACAGAAGAGGAAGTGA
- the LOC102702860 gene encoding photosystem II stability/assembly factor HCF136, chloroplastic, whose translation MATASTAAPLHLLLSSSRRRRLLAPRAHNDSTTTGRRRFIADTAAVAAAVAPLVLPRTPLARADQTPSLSEWERVLLPIDPGVVLLDIAFVPDDPSHGFLLGTRQTILETKDGGNTWSPRSIASAEDEDFNYRFNSVSFMGKEGWIIGKPAILLHTSDAGDSWERIPLSAQLPGNMVYIKATGEQSAEMVTDEGAIYVTSNRGYNWKAAVQETVSATLNRTVSSGISGASYYTGTFNTVNRSPDGRYVAVSSRGNFYLTWEPGQPFWQPHNRAVARRIQNMGWRADGGLWLLVRGGGLFLSKGSGITEDFEEASVQSRGFGLLDVGYRSVDEAWAAGGSGVLLKTTNGGKNWVRDKAADNIAANLYSVKFLGDSRGFVLGNDGVLLRYVG comes from the exons ATGGCCACCgcttccaccgccgcccccctccacctcctcctctcctcctcccgccgccgacgcctccTCGCCCCCCGCGCCCACAATgactccaccaccaccggccgACGCCGCTTCATtgccgacaccgccgccgttgccgccgccgttgccccACTCGTCCTTCCCCGGACCCCGCTTGCGCGGGCCGACCAGACGCCCTCGCTCTCCGAGTGGGAGCGCGTCCTCCTGCCCATCGACCccggcgtcgtcctcctcgacATCGCCTTCGTCCCCGACGACCCTTCCCACG GTTTTCTTCTTGGGACAAGACAGACGATATTGGAAACAAAAGATGGAGGAAACACCTGGTCCCCCCGCTCCATCGCTTCTGCTGAGGATGAAGATTTCAACTATAGGTTCAATTCTGTAAGCTTCATGGGCAAAGAAGGATGGATTATTGGCAAGCCTGCAATTTTGTTGCACACTTCAGATGCTGGAGACAGCTGGGAAAGAATACCGTTGAGTGCCCAGCTTCCTGGGAACATG GTTTATATAAAAGCTACAGGTGAGCAAAGTGCAGAGATGGTCACCGATGAGGGAGCAATTTATGTTACTTCCAATCGTGGGTACAACTGGAAGGCTGCTGTGCAAGAGACTGTCTCAGCCACTCTTAACAG AACAGTTTCAAGTGGCATTAGCGGAGCGAGTTACTATACTGGGACCTTCAACACAGTGAATCGGTCACCTGATGGACGCTATGTTGCTGTCTCCAGCCGTGGGAACTTTTATCTGACCTGGGAGCCTGGGCAG CCATTTTGGCAGCCACACAACAGGGCAGTGGCACGTAGAATACAGAATATGGGATGGAGAGCAGATGGTGGCCTTTGGCTTCTGGTGCGTGGTGGTGGACTCTTTCTAAGTAAAGGAAGTGGG ATAACTGAAGACTTTGAGGAAGCGTCAGTGCAAAGCCGGGGGTTTGGACTGCTTGATGTTGGCTACCGCTCTGTG GATGAAGCATGGGCTGCTGGTGGAAGTGGTGTTCTTCTGAAAACAACAAACGGCGGGAAGAACTGGGTGCGCGACAAAGCTGCTGATAACATCGCTGCCAATCTCTATTCTGTAAA GTTCCTTGGTGACAGCAGAGGATTCGTGCttgggaacgacggcgtctTGCTTCGATATGTTGGCTGA